A window of the Henckelia pumila isolate YLH828 chromosome 3, ASM3356847v2, whole genome shotgun sequence genome harbors these coding sequences:
- the LOC140892400 gene encoding uncharacterized protein — protein MTEKATRYNKSMISYHLKPFTVFGLSPTPKCCMTRHESERGLTFDVGDTFFRQESSTGRDLAVLSAAVYKKSHNALRVLDAMCGCGIRSLRYLVEADADFVLANDANEDCGTIISGNLERAGRESKRWLVTHSDANRVFAECFLKRDYFDLIDIDSFGSESSFLRDAMRAVKLNGLLYLTSTDGFTSGGHRPQHSLAAYGAYIRPTPYSNEIGLRMLIGGAFREASVLGYHVVPLFSYYSFHGPVFRVMLQVRRGKLPKNRHYGFISYCTQCGNSREVSWTELGQILCTCSNVPGSLVVSGPLWTGPLHCAAFLAEMRDLAEKWGWISNGTGKNLETLIKLMIDESDPLLPFGYIKLQEATSRAKVNSPRLETLLSTLHEEGYGAVRSHIASNAMKTNCSMVDCVRIVKQLQHAEDNKFRLPIEA, from the exons ATGACTGAAAAAGCCACAAGGTACAACAAATCCATGATTTCATATCATCTTAAACCCTTCACCGTATTCGGGCTAAGCCCCACACCCAAATGCTGCATGACCCGACACGAATCCGAAAGGGGTCTCACCTTCGACGTCGGCGACACGTTCTTTCGCCAGGAAAGCTCCACCGGCCGTGATCTCGCCGTGCTTTCCGCCGCCGTTTATAAGAAATCCCACAATGCCCTCCGGGTGCTCGACGCAATGTGCGGCTGCGGAATCCGGTCCTTGCGTTACCTGGTGGAAGCGGACGCCGACTTCGTACTGGCCAACGATGCGAATGAAGACTGCGGGACAATTATATCTGGGAATTTGGAGAGGGCGGGGAGGGAAAGCAAGAGGTGGCTGGTGACGCATTCGGATGCCAACCGGGTGTTTGCGGAGTGTTTTCTGAAGAGGGATTATTTTGACTTGATTGATATAGACTCTTTCGGGAGCGAGTCGAGCTTCTTGCGGGATGCTATGCGTGCTGTGAAGTTGAATGGGCTTCTGTATCTTACGTCCACTGATGGGTTTACTTCAGGTGGCCATCGGCCTCAACA TTCGTTGGCAGCATATGGAGCATATATTAGGCCAACACCATATTCGAATGAAATTGGCCTACGGATGCTTATAGGTGGGGCTTTTCGGGAGGCTTCTGTGTTGGGTTATCATGTGGTTCCGCTTTTCTCATACTACTCGTTCCATGGTCCCGTGTTTCGAGTGATGCTCCAAGTTAGACGTGGGAAGCTTCCCAAAAACAG GCATTATGGTTTCATCAGCTACTGCACTCAGTGTGGAAATTCTCGGGAAGTTTCATGGACGGAACTTGGTCAGATCTTATGCACTTGCAGTAAT GTTCCAGGTTCGCTTGTTGTTTCAGGGCCGCTATGGACAGGACCTCTCCACTGTGCAGCCTTTCTAGCTGAAATGCGCGACTTGGCTGAGAAGTGGGGTTGGATTAGCAATGGAACTgggaaaaatcttgaaacattGATTAAACTAATGATTGATGAAAGCGACCCATTGTTGCCATTTGGATACATCAAGTTACAAGAG GCTACGAGTCGAGCGAAAGTTAATTCGCCTCGCCTGGAAACACTATTAAGCACCCTGCACGAG GAAGGTTATGGTGCTGTTAGATCACACATTGCCTCTAATGCAATGAAGACAAATTGTTCCATGGTTGATTGTGTCAGGATTGTGAAGCAACTCCAACACGCCGAAGATAACAAGTTCCGTCTGCCCATTGAAGCTTAG
- the LOC140891109 gene encoding uncharacterized protein, with the protein MAFRSREMMKKIVKKIGGENNLAPGVKEQLKKSVPGSKVVMGRAHRGLYAGRHIQFGNRISEDGGNKSRRTWKPNVQEKRLFSYILDRHVRVKVTTHALRCIDKAGGIDEYLLKTPYQKMDTEMGLYWKTKIHKMYEDLGEMELVFFSQEDEANIEQQFKELKLEERATRREARRKMYGWTAKEEQTKDEADVSDTSEEASKGNEGSFHTDFHERVIANA; encoded by the exons ATGGCGTTTAGATCACGGGAAATGATGAAGAAAATTGTGAAGAAAATTGGTGGCGAGAATAATTTAGCTCCGGGAGTGAAAGAGCAATTGAAAAAATCTGTTCCGGGTAGCAAAGTCGTGATGGGCCGGGCTCACAGAGGGCTTTACGCCGGTCGCCATATCCAGTTCGGAAACCGTATCAGTGAAGACGGCGGCAACAA GAGTAGGAGGACATGGAAGCCCAATGTGCAAGAGAAGCGGCTCTTCAGCTACATTCTTGATCGTCATGTTCGCGTTAAGGTAACAACTCATGCATTGCGCTGCATAGACAAGGCTGGTGGGATTGACGAGTACTTGTTGAAGACACCGTACCAGAAGATGGACACGGAAATGGGCCTTTACTGGAAAACTAAGATTCATAAGATGTATGAAGATCTTGGGGAGATGGAGCTAGTTTTCTTTTCTCAAGAGGACGAGGCCAACATCGAACAACAATTCAAGGAACTAAAATTAGAGGAGCGCGCAACACGTAGAGAAGCTAGGAGAAAAATGTATGGCTGGACTGCAAAAGAAGAGCAAACAAAGGACGAAGCAGATGTTAGTGATACTAGTGAAGAGGCTTCAAAAGGCAACGAAGGAAGCTTTCATACCGACTTTCATGAACGGGTGATAGCCAATGCTTAA